From a single Nostoc sp. MS1 genomic region:
- a CDS encoding AAA family ATPase → MLKSVKIENFRGFQSFELQQLGRVNLLVGKNNTGKTSILEAIQLLCSRNNLEPLRQAMTKRGEFYFDENSNNSQELDVRNLFYGHEIDQGSRFSIISKSLQ, encoded by the coding sequence ATGTTGAAGTCTGTAAAAATAGAAAATTTTCGAGGTTTTCAGTCCTTCGAGCTTCAGCAGCTTGGCAGAGTTAACCTGCTAGTAGGTAAAAATAATACAGGTAAAACATCAATACTAGAAGCTATTCAACTTTTATGTTCACGAAATAATCTTGAACCACTTCGTCAAGCCATGACTAAGCGGGGAGAATTTTATTTTGATGAAAACTCTAACAATTCGCAAGAACTGGATGTTCGTAACCTTTTTTATGGACATGAAATTGATCAAGGAAGCAGATTTTCAATAATAAGTAAGTCGTTGCAATAA
- a CDS encoding Uma2 family endonuclease, which translates to MQVTQQKDYTPEEYLALEETAEYKSEYIDGQIIPMAGGTANHNRIAGNFYAVMNFAFRQKEYEVFNSDMRLWLPQKRIYTYPDAMIIVGESEFYNNRTDIITNPQVIIEVLSKSTKGYDREDKFQAYRTIPSFQEYLLIDQTRIHVEQFSKTGKKQWNLREYDEEDEAIALVTVPFEITLQDLYDKVNFEVAEPEGKIDGVD; encoded by the coding sequence ATGCAAGTAACACAACAGAAAGACTACACACCAGAAGAATATTTAGCACTTGAGGAAACTGCTGAATATAAAAGTGAATATATTGATGGACAAATAATTCCTATGGCAGGCGGAACAGCAAATCATAATCGAATAGCAGGTAACTTTTATGCTGTAATGAATTTTGCATTCAGGCAAAAAGAATACGAAGTTTTTAACAGTGATATGCGTTTATGGCTACCTCAAAAGCGTATCTATACATATCCTGATGCAATGATTATAGTCGGTGAGTCAGAGTTCTATAACAATAGAACAGATATCATTACTAATCCCCAGGTGATTATTGAAGTTTTATCAAAGTCTACTAAAGGGTATGACCGTGAAGATAAATTTCAGGCTTACCGAACAATTCCTAGTTTCCAAGAATATTTGTTAATTGATCAAACTCGGATTCATGTAGAGCAGTTTTCCAAAACAGGGAAAAAGCAGTGGAATCTAAGGGAATATGATGAGGAAGATGAGGCGATCGCTCTTGTAACTGTTCCCTTTGAGATTACCTTACAGGATTTATACGACAAAGTAAACTTTGAGGTTGCAGAGCCGGAAGGGAAAATTGATGGTGTGGATTAG